A single genomic interval of Streptomyces graminofaciens harbors:
- a CDS encoding MFS transporter, with the protein MTEDTTAAGRVDEDAARDASAGGKLRDHPQFLRMWAGQASGAVGDQVFPVALSLYVLHEGGGAAQVGLVLAGRAVALVVCLLVGGVIADRLRRTRILIAADGFRAVVLLATALCLPWLPLGLLPLVTAVVGAGEALSRPASRSLLPNLLPDALLERGNALVSAAQRSAAVCGALVGVTAVTLIGVRPALLVTSAVFALAAFCVLRVSDSKPSAAARASVLGEAAAGLRAIRRRPWVMAVMGTVCLHLFAGSATALTLLPIVARRDFGGDVAYGAVLAAMGVGALPAIALAGRWQPKARGAVSMLALTGYALVPLSLAAPFPLPVVILCFALGGFVVELYFVYWLSALQRAFPDELLGKVFALDQLGAYALLPVGFALVGPMVAWLGMTGTLVAGGVVVAASSLLCLAVPGVARFENPGA; encoded by the coding sequence ATGACGGAAGACACCACTGCGGCAGGCCGTGTCGACGAGGACGCGGCGCGGGACGCGTCGGCCGGCGGGAAGTTACGGGATCACCCGCAGTTCCTGCGGATGTGGGCGGGGCAGGCCAGCGGGGCCGTGGGCGACCAGGTGTTCCCGGTGGCGCTCAGCCTGTACGTCCTGCACGAGGGAGGCGGGGCGGCCCAGGTCGGCCTGGTGCTGGCCGGCCGGGCCGTGGCCCTGGTCGTGTGTCTGCTGGTCGGCGGTGTGATCGCGGACCGGTTGCGCCGCACCCGCATCCTGATCGCCGCCGACGGTTTCCGCGCGGTCGTCCTGCTCGCCACCGCGCTGTGCCTGCCCTGGCTGCCGCTCGGTCTGCTGCCCCTGGTCACCGCCGTGGTCGGGGCCGGCGAGGCCCTGTCCCGGCCGGCGTCGCGCTCACTGCTGCCGAACCTGCTGCCCGACGCCCTCCTCGAGCGCGGCAACGCCCTGGTGTCCGCGGCGCAGCGCAGCGCGGCCGTCTGCGGCGCGCTGGTCGGTGTGACCGCGGTGACCCTGATCGGGGTGCGGCCCGCGTTGCTGGTGACCAGCGCCGTGTTCGCGCTGGCCGCGTTCTGTGTGCTGCGGGTGTCGGACTCCAAACCGTCGGCGGCTGCCCGGGCGTCGGTGCTCGGTGAGGCCGCCGCCGGGCTCCGGGCCATTCGTCGGCGCCCCTGGGTGATGGCCGTCATGGGAACGGTGTGTCTGCACCTGTTCGCCGGCTCGGCGACCGCGCTCACGCTTCTGCCGATCGTGGCCCGGCGCGACTTCGGCGGCGATGTGGCGTACGGCGCCGTGCTGGCCGCCATGGGTGTCGGCGCCCTCCCGGCCATCGCGCTGGCGGGGCGCTGGCAGCCCAAGGCGCGGGGAGCCGTGTCGATGCTCGCGCTGACCGGGTACGCGTTGGTGCCACTGAGCCTGGCCGCGCCGTTCCCGTTGCCCGTGGTGATCCTGTGCTTCGCGTTGGGCGGCTTCGTGGTCGAGCTCTACTTCGTCTACTGGCTCTCCGCGTTGCAGCGCGCCTTCCCCGACGAACTCCTGGGCAAGGTCTTCGCACTGGACCAACTCGGCGCGTACGCGCTCCTGCCCGTCGGATTCGCGCTCGTCGGCCCCATGGTCGCCTGGCTGGGCATGACCGGCACCCTCGTCGCCGGAGGCGTCGTGGTCGCCGCGTCGAGCCTGCTGTGCCTGGCCGTGCCCGGCGTGGCGCGCTTCGAGAACCCCGGGGCCTAG
- a CDS encoding AfsR/SARP family transcriptional regulator: protein MQVKALGALHIGVEGAVEPVAVAPKIRTVLAMLLVHADQVVPVRVLVRELWQDNPPVTGLRTLQTYILNCRKLLARVTGRPAAQISQEMLVTGSGGYSLKGDQIQLDWLEFQQLTKDGCKALEEGKTIEGIRLLDEALELWRGDALADAPAGPVLDSKRRLFEESRLDAIAIRAEAHIKAGLHQRAITQLAAVTREHALHEGLHHQYVRALALGGRRAEALGVLRGLRVRLVNEIGIEPGAPLRDLQLAILNSDPGTM, encoded by the coding sequence GTGCAGGTCAAAGCCCTGGGCGCCCTGCACATCGGTGTGGAGGGGGCGGTGGAACCCGTCGCGGTGGCACCGAAGATCCGAACGGTCCTGGCCATGCTGCTGGTCCATGCCGACCAGGTGGTCCCGGTCCGGGTCCTGGTGCGGGAACTGTGGCAGGACAACCCGCCCGTGACGGGTCTGCGCACCCTGCAGACGTACATCCTTAATTGCCGCAAATTGCTGGCGCGAGTCACCGGCCGCCCGGCCGCCCAGATCTCCCAGGAGATGCTGGTAACCGGTTCCGGTGGTTACAGCCTGAAAGGCGACCAGATCCAGCTCGACTGGCTGGAGTTCCAGCAGCTGACGAAGGACGGCTGCAAGGCGCTGGAGGAAGGGAAGACGATTGAGGGCATCAGACTGCTGGACGAGGCCTTGGAGCTGTGGCGGGGAGACGCGTTGGCGGACGCCCCGGCCGGCCCCGTGCTCGATTCCAAGCGCAGGCTCTTCGAAGAGTCCAGACTCGACGCCATAGCGATACGGGCCGAGGCCCACATCAAGGCCGGGCTGCACCAACGGGCCATCACTCAGCTCGCCGCCGTCACCCGGGAGCACGCGCTCCACGAGGGCCTGCACCACCAGTACGTACGCGCGCTCGCGCTCGGGGGCCGTCGGGCCGAGGCCCTGGGAGTGCTGCGCGGCTTGCGGGTGCGCCTCGTGAACGAGATCGGAATCGAACCGGGAGCCCCGCTCCGGGACCTTCAGCTGGCCATCCTGAACTCGGACCCCGGGACCATGTGA
- a CDS encoding 2-amino-3,7-dideoxy-D-threo-hept-6-ulosonate synthase, translating to MARAPLTGRSIRLTRLSGHDDGRLLLVPLDHSVSDGPITTAAGFYDLIRDIVDGGADGIVVHKGRARLLAPHLFTTCSLIVHLSAGTSLGPDSNAKVLVGDVEEAVRLGADAVSVHVNIGADTESAQLADLGAVAAACDRWSMPLLAMVYPRGPRLTGPASPEQVAHVANIAADLGADVVKTVFAGPAERMAEVVAASPVPILVAGGPDSEQSLNEFARTALATGCQGLAVGRRVFSSLTPGRVVRELADIVHGPTETPAALPSRRMAGVM from the coding sequence ATGGCGCGCGCACCATTAACCGGTAGATCCATACGTTTAACGAGACTGTCCGGCCATGACGACGGACGACTTCTTCTCGTCCCCCTGGACCACTCGGTGTCCGACGGCCCCATCACCACGGCCGCGGGCTTCTACGACCTGATTCGCGACATCGTGGACGGCGGAGCGGACGGCATCGTCGTGCACAAGGGCCGGGCCCGACTGCTCGCGCCCCACCTGTTCACCACCTGTTCGCTGATCGTGCACCTCAGCGCCGGCACCTCGCTCGGCCCCGACAGCAACGCCAAGGTCCTGGTCGGGGACGTGGAGGAGGCGGTCCGTCTGGGAGCGGACGCGGTCAGCGTCCATGTGAACATCGGCGCCGACACCGAGTCCGCGCAACTCGCCGACCTGGGCGCGGTGGCGGCGGCCTGCGACCGGTGGAGCATGCCGCTGCTCGCCATGGTCTACCCGCGCGGTCCGCGACTGACCGGCCCTGCCTCCCCCGAGCAGGTGGCACACGTGGCCAACATCGCGGCCGACCTCGGCGCCGACGTGGTGAAGACGGTCTTCGCGGGCCCGGCGGAACGCATGGCCGAGGTCGTCGCCGCCTCACCCGTGCCGATCCTGGTCGCCGGTGGTCCCGACAGCGAGCAGAGCCTGAACGAATTCGCCCGTACGGCGCTGGCCACCGGTTGCCAGGGCCTCGCGGTGGGACGGCGTGTCTTCTCCTCCCTCACGCCGGGCCGTGTGGTCCGGGAACTCGCCGACATCGTGCACGGACCGACCGAGACCCCCGCAGCCCTCCCTTCCCGACGCATGGCAGGTGTGATGTGA
- a CDS encoding 3-dehydroquinate synthase II family protein has protein sequence MKLSWIDIRNVGSAKEAILQEAIHARVDGVLAAVPEDLEPLPPTVKKILFPQDRPLPEDFGAADVVVVDPAKHGDPVELAGRHPGVEFGRYVEITDAATLEDACRSGRTDKWSLLFFRDPTKIPLEIVIAAAAGAKGSLITVAQDVEEAEIIFGVLELGSDGVLMAPARVGDATALKQSAEAGVPDLELVELEITATAHVGMGERACVDTAAYFRKDEGILVGSHSKGMILCVSETHPLPYMPTRPFRVNAGAIHSYTLAKDQRTSYLSELTSGSKVTAVDIHGRTRLVTVGRVKIESRPLLSVDAVGPDGRTANLILQDDWHVRVLGPGGSVLNSTELKPGDKVLGYLPVEDRHVGYPIDEFCLEQ, from the coding sequence GTGAAGCTCAGCTGGATCGACATCCGTAACGTCGGCTCCGCGAAGGAGGCCATCCTCCAAGAAGCGATTCACGCGCGCGTCGACGGCGTCCTCGCCGCGGTCCCCGAGGATCTGGAGCCGCTGCCGCCGACCGTGAAGAAGATCCTGTTTCCCCAGGACCGTCCACTGCCGGAGGACTTCGGCGCCGCCGACGTGGTCGTGGTCGATCCGGCCAAGCACGGCGACCCCGTAGAGCTGGCGGGCCGACACCCGGGCGTCGAGTTCGGGCGGTACGTGGAGATCACGGATGCCGCGACCCTGGAGGATGCCTGCCGGTCCGGCCGCACGGACAAGTGGAGTCTGCTGTTCTTCCGTGATCCCACGAAGATCCCGCTGGAGATCGTGATCGCCGCGGCGGCCGGGGCGAAGGGCAGCCTGATCACGGTCGCGCAGGACGTCGAGGAAGCCGAGATCATCTTCGGCGTGCTGGAACTGGGCTCGGACGGAGTGCTCATGGCCCCGGCGCGCGTGGGCGACGCCACGGCGCTGAAGCAGTCGGCCGAAGCCGGCGTACCCGATCTGGAACTCGTCGAGCTCGAGATCACGGCGACCGCCCATGTGGGCATGGGCGAGCGGGCCTGTGTGGACACCGCCGCCTATTTCCGGAAGGACGAGGGGATCCTCGTCGGCTCGCACTCCAAGGGCATGATCCTCTGCGTCAGCGAGACCCATCCGCTGCCGTACATGCCCACCCGCCCGTTCCGCGTCAACGCCGGGGCGATCCACTCGTACACCCTCGCCAAGGACCAACGCACCAGCTACCTCAGCGAGTTGACGTCGGGCAGCAAGGTCACCGCAGTGGACATCCACGGCCGGACCCGGCTCGTGACCGTGGGCCGCGTCAAGATCGAGTCCCGGCCCCTGCTGTCCGTCGACGCCGTCGGGCCCGACGGCCGCACCGCCAACCTGATCCTGCAGGACGACTGGCACGTACGGGTCCTCGGACCGGGCGGTTCGGTGCTCAACAGCACCGAGCTCAAGCCCGGCGACAAGGTACTCGGCTACCTGCCCGTGGAAGACCGTCATGTCGGCTACCCGATCGACGAGTTCTGCCTGGAGCAGTGA